In Desulfatibacillum aliphaticivorans DSM 15576, the sequence TTTTACGACCCGTTGGGCCACCTCGTCCTCCTTGAGGATGGGCAGCAGGAAGCTGTACCGGGTTTTTACGCCGTCGAACATGCCCGTATCCGTGAAAAAGGGGCATACGCAGGTGGTTCCCACGCCCTTGACGCCGTTTTTACGCAATTCCAGCCGAATGGCCTCGTCAAAGCCTACATTGGCGAACTTGGATGCGCTGTAATCCACAAGTGAGTTGACCCCTATCCAGCCCGCCGAGGAGGACATGGTGACGATGTGTCCGTGGTTGGCTTCTATCATGTCCGGCAGAAAGGCTTTGACGGTCCAGAAATGGCCAAGAACATTTACGGACAAGGTTCTTTCCAACTGCTCGTCTTCGCACTCCAGAAAAGGCTTGCCCGAAACTACGCCCGCATTGTTGACAAGAACGTCCACCTTGCCAAGATCCTTTTTAATTTCCCCGGCCATGGCGTAAACCTGCTCGCGGTCGGAGACGTCCACGGTATAGGGGCGGGCCTCGGCGCCCAATTCCTCCACTTCCGAAGCGACTTTTTCAAGCCCCGCCATGGTGGTGGCTGCAAGAACCAGCCTGCTGCCTTCCCTGGCGAAATAGTGGGCCATTT encodes:
- a CDS encoding SDR family oxidoreductase; protein product: MKNLKGQLVLITGAGSGIGRKMAHYFAREGSRLVLAATTMAGLEKVASEVEELGAEARPYTVDVSDREQVYAMAGEIKKDLGKVDVLVNNAGVVSGKPFLECEDEQLERTLSVNVLGHFWTVKAFLPDMIEANHGHIVTMSSSAGWIGVNSLVDYSASKFANVGFDEAIRLELRKNGVKGVGTTCVCPFFTDTGMFDGVKTRYSFLLPILKEDEVAQRVVKAVKKGKTMLKMPPFTHTIPLLRVLPTAVIDFLAVHLGVTSSMDEFRGRVH